Proteins co-encoded in one Coregonus clupeaformis isolate EN_2021a chromosome 17, ASM2061545v1, whole genome shotgun sequence genomic window:
- the LOC121585820 gene encoding loricrin, protein MGDGVWGTACGGRRVGDGVMGDGVMGDGVWGTALWGTACGGRRYGGRRVGDGVMGDGVWGTACGGRRVGDGVWGAACGGRRYGGRRVGGRRYGDGVMGDGVWGTACGGRRYGGRRVGGRRYGGRRVGGRRYGGTALWGTACGGRRYGGRRVGDGVWGMALWGDGVMGDGVMGDGVWGTACGGRRYGGRRVGDGVMGDGVWGDGVMGRRYGGTACGGRRYGGRRVGRRRVGDGVMGDGVMGDGVMGGRRVGDGVMGDGVWGTACGGRRYGGRRVGDGVMGDGVMGDGVWGDGVMGDGVMGGRCGGRRVGDGVWGTAFGGTVLWGDGVMGDGVWGTGVWGTALWGTACGGTALWGTALWGRRYGGTACGGRALWGTACGGRRVGDGVMGGRRYGGRRVADGVWGDGVMGDGVWGDGVWGDGVWGDGVLGTALWGTALWGTACGGRRVGDGVMGDGVWGTALWGTACGGTACGGDGVWGTALWGTAYGIPDESTSESG, encoded by the coding sequence ATGGGGGACGGCGTGTGGGGGACGGCGTGTGGGGGACGGCGTGTGGGGGACGGCGTTATGGGGGACGGCGTTATGGGGGACGGCGTGTGGGGGACGGCGTTATGGGGGACGGCGTGTGGGGGACGGCGTTATGGGGGACGGCGTGTGGGGGACGGCGTTATGGGGGACGGCGTGTGGGGGACGGCGTGTGGGGGACGGCGTGTGGGGGACGGCGTGTGGGGGGCGGCGTGTGGGGGACGGCGTTATGGGGGACGGCGTGTGGGGGGACGGCGTTATGGGGACGGCGTTATGGGGGACGGCGTGTGGGGGACGGCGTGTGGGGGACGGCGTTATGGGGGACGGCGTGTGGGGGGACGGCGTTATGGGGGACGGCGTGTGGGGGGACGGCGTTATGGGGGAACGGCGTTATGGGGGACGGCGTGTGGGGGACGGCGTTATGGGGGACGGCGTGTGGGAGACGGCGTGTGGGGGATGGCGTTATGGGGGGACGGCGTTATGGGGGACGGCGTTATGGGGGACGGCGTGTGGGGGACGGCGTGTGGGGGACGGCGTTATGGGGGACGGCGTGTGGGGGACGGCGTTATGGGGGACGGCGTGTGGGGGGACGGCGTTATGGGGCGGCGTTATGGGGGGACGGCGTGTGGGGGACGGCGTTATGGGGGACGGCGTGTAGGGAGACGGCGTGTGGGGGATGGCGTTATGGGGGACGGCGTTATGGGGGACGGCGTTATGGGGGGACGGCGTGTGGGGGACGGCGTTATGGGGGACGGCGTGTGGGGGACGGCGTGTGGGGGACGGCGTTATGGGGGACGGCGTGTGGGGGACGGCGTTATGGGGGACGGCGTTATGGGGGACGGCGTCTGGGGGGACGGCGTTATGGGGGACGGCGTCATGGGGGGACGGTGTGGGGGACGGCGTGTGGGGGACGGCGTGTGGGGGACGGCGTTTGGGGGGACGGTGTTATGGGGGGACGGCGTTATGGGGGACGGCGTGTGGGGGACGGGCGTGTGGGGGACGGCGTTATGGGGGACGGCGTGTGGGGGGACGGCGTTATGGGGGACGGCGTTATGGGGACGGCGTTATGGGGGGACGGCGTGTGGGGGACGGGCGTTATGGGGGACGGCGTGTGGGGGACGGCGTGTGGGGGACGGCGTTATGGGGGGACGGCGTTATGGGGGACGGCGTGTGGCGGACGGCGTATGGGGGGACGGCGTTATGGGGGACGGCGTGTGGGGGGACGGCGTGTGGGGGGACGGCGTGTGGGGGGACGGCGTGTTGGGGACGGCGTTATGGGGGACGGCGTTATGGGGGACGGCGTGTGGGGGACGGCGTGTGGGGGACGGCGTTATGGGGGACGGCGTGTGGGGGACGGCGTTATGGGGGACGGCGTGTGGGGGGACGGCGTGTGGGGGGGACGGCGTGTGGGGGACGGCGTTATGGGGGACGGCGTATGGGATACCTGACGAGAGTACGTCTGAGAGTGGATAA